In Pedobacter sp. WC2423, the following are encoded in one genomic region:
- a CDS encoding DUF6268 family outer membrane beta-barrel protein produces the protein MFKKNLFFKRLLIILLLLTGKNAIAQFGPENTLDVNAIYVPQSKYTQKNGQVENTEKTQKRMELNYSFPISTKFDPATKKLEKWTGIVSGGYTEMSGKTNTQDVMPEKLLNTMLGVTYLRTMRNKWAMVSLLTAGVNTDLKGVDYHDFFISGGVLFIKTPRQGFSYGFGAFVVNALNAPIVLPGLMLHLETEGRFKFNIDIPTEVSIARDVTKKLELKLAVRFKNTSYDTENTVEPKRRYLNYTELPAGLETKFKSKHFDFVLGGGYMILRNYELREGGIKNLFTEGQINKLGGNFYVNAGIRLKFNKEGK, from the coding sequence ATGTTTAAGAAAAATCTCTTTTTCAAAAGATTACTTATCATTCTTCTGCTATTAACCGGCAAAAATGCAATAGCCCAATTCGGTCCCGAGAATACACTGGATGTTAATGCGATCTACGTCCCCCAAAGTAAATACACGCAGAAAAACGGACAGGTAGAAAATACAGAGAAAACTCAAAAAAGGATGGAGCTGAATTATAGTTTTCCGATTTCTACCAAATTCGATCCTGCTACCAAAAAGTTAGAAAAATGGACAGGTATTGTGAGTGGTGGTTACACGGAAATGTCTGGTAAAACCAATACCCAGGATGTAATGCCGGAAAAATTATTGAATACAATGCTTGGGGTAACTTATTTACGTACGATGCGAAATAAATGGGCGATGGTCAGCCTGCTAACTGCTGGTGTCAATACGGATCTTAAAGGAGTAGATTATCATGATTTTTTTATTAGCGGCGGCGTACTTTTCATCAAAACTCCAAGGCAGGGATTCTCTTATGGATTTGGAGCTTTTGTAGTCAATGCACTCAATGCACCTATAGTTTTACCCGGTTTGATGCTGCATTTGGAAACAGAGGGCAGATTCAAATTCAATATTGATATACCTACTGAGGTCAGCATTGCGCGTGATGTCACCAAAAAGCTAGAATTAAAGTTAGCGGTGAGGTTTAAAAATACGAGTTATGATACCGAGAATACGGTTGAGCCTAAAAGACGTTATCTAAATTACACGGAACTGCCTGCTGGTCTGGAAACCAAGTTTAAGAGTAAACATTTTGATTTTGTACTGGGTGGTGGTTATATGATTTTAAGAAATTATGAGCTTAGGGAAGGTGGTATCAAGAACTTATTTACAGAAGGACAAATCAACAAATTAGGTGGGAACTTCTATGTCAATGCTGGAATCAGGCTTAAATTTAATAAAGAAGGCAAATAA
- a CDS encoding SusC/RagA family TonB-linked outer membrane protein has product MKRNPLPYLVCLLAMVFSTQFTKGAAHRKDLSSFRTVLFQTDTIPRDSVKKDSIKKDTAKRAVIPVIKVAQDTTRKKVVQDTTVKKPVQDTTIKKVAQDTTVKKTAQDTTAKKAVPDTTVKTAAQDTAGSKAVQDSISGKVSDSGGPLIGVVITVKGGKDKSLTDSKGQFKIAAGDNAILLFAYMGYKTKQEPVNKRKTINVVMTTESKVLSEVQVVATGYGTVNRSKLTSSVSSIQSDQIKNDVMPTITQAIQGKAGGVQVTQKSGSPGGGLNIRIRGTTSINAGSDPLYVVDGIPVNSTTNFTGGSNFNFGGGTQGINILASINPSDVQSVEILKDAASSSIYGARAANGVVLITTKKGQPGTSTFSFNAYEGFSEVPNERKYKMMNTGEYQDYMKDYYKYLLDANGNPTAVPAQILANPNINTDWQKQIFRTAPTRNYELSARGGSEKTQYYTSIGYMRQGGVIQNSNFSRLSARINLDHQHSDKLKFSARVNLTRALNDRVQEENSKEGSTKTGIFAPPNLPVYNPDGSYAYDQVNTSRENPLAMLLLPVNNSETFRVLASGSAEYKFMPELTLKTSFGADLSYIDETFFMPPNGIRSFAAQGGIGAQRNTRDQLWINETTLSYQKSFGEHHIDALAGASVQQSRVQFVDASRSNFPSNDIEYISAGGLVTGANSFPEEWSIASGFSRVNYDYKGKYLLTANFRVDGSSRFGTNSRYATFPSFGAAWRASDEDFLKTNKVISNLKLRASWGITGNQNIPNYASYSLYSGSNNYMGNPGYLPNVLGDKDLKWETTKQLDFGVDVGLLNNRISILADYYIKNTSDLLVGVVVPTSSGFANRFTNVGKIQNKGFEFELTTQNLVGAFKWSTSLNMSFNRNKVVSLPGGELSGGVGGLNIAREGLPLGSFYGWKMSGVNSQTGMIDYIKQDGSLGAPNDPKDRGIIGNPNPDFYGGITNTFTYKNFDLSIMGQFSYGNDVFNYNLASGLDGSNKTSNGFADWNRRWRNPGEITDIPRPTPGNFDNTAISSRFVQDGSFFRLRNITFGYTLSDKVSEKLKIKSLRIYTTVQNAFVFTKYKGYDPEVSSSHGGANAGLTYGYDYGSYPQPRIFTAGINLTF; this is encoded by the coding sequence ATGAAAAGAAACCCTTTACCGTACCTTGTATGCTTACTCGCCATGGTATTCAGCACCCAATTCACAAAGGGAGCTGCCCATAGAAAAGACCTGTCAAGTTTCAGGACTGTATTATTTCAAACCGACACGATTCCCAGGGATTCTGTGAAAAAAGATTCCATCAAAAAGGATACTGCAAAACGTGCCGTAATCCCGGTAATTAAAGTTGCCCAGGATACTACGCGTAAAAAAGTAGTCCAGGACACGACGGTTAAAAAACCTGTTCAGGATACTACCATTAAAAAGGTGGCTCAGGACACGACGGTTAAAAAAACTGCTCAGGATACTACTGCTAAAAAAGCAGTTCCTGATACAACCGTTAAAACAGCCGCACAAGATACAGCTGGCAGCAAAGCCGTTCAGGACTCTATCAGTGGTAAAGTATCTGACTCCGGTGGCCCGCTGATTGGTGTGGTCATTACTGTGAAAGGTGGAAAAGATAAATCCCTTACCGACAGTAAAGGGCAATTTAAGATCGCCGCTGGCGATAACGCAATTCTCTTATTCGCCTATATGGGTTATAAGACTAAACAAGAACCCGTCAATAAACGCAAGACCATTAATGTGGTGATGACAACAGAATCAAAAGTGCTGAGTGAAGTACAGGTTGTTGCGACCGGATATGGAACCGTTAACCGCTCCAAACTGACCAGTTCTGTTTCCAGTATCCAGTCTGATCAGATTAAAAACGATGTTATGCCTACCATTACCCAGGCTATTCAGGGTAAAGCAGGAGGCGTGCAGGTTACACAGAAATCGGGATCACCAGGTGGTGGTTTAAATATCCGGATCAGGGGTACCACCTCGATCAATGCTGGTTCTGATCCGTTATACGTAGTAGACGGTATCCCAGTGAACAGTACAACGAATTTTACAGGCGGAAGTAACTTCAACTTCGGTGGAGGAACGCAAGGAATCAATATCCTGGCTTCTATCAACCCATCCGATGTACAATCTGTAGAGATTTTAAAAGATGCGGCCTCTTCTTCCATCTACGGAGCCAGAGCAGCAAATGGTGTGGTGCTGATCACGACTAAAAAAGGTCAGCCAGGTACAAGTACCTTCAGCTTTAACGCTTACGAAGGATTCTCTGAAGTTCCAAACGAGAGAAAGTATAAGATGATGAATACTGGTGAATACCAGGATTACATGAAAGACTATTACAAATACCTGCTGGATGCGAACGGTAATCCTACTGCGGTTCCAGCACAAATATTAGCTAACCCAAATATCAATACAGACTGGCAGAAACAGATTTTCAGAACAGCGCCAACCCGTAACTATGAATTATCTGCACGTGGAGGTTCTGAAAAAACACAATACTATACATCTATTGGCTATATGCGCCAGGGAGGTGTGATTCAGAACTCTAACTTCAGCCGTTTAAGTGCAAGAATCAACCTGGATCACCAACATAGCGATAAATTGAAATTCTCTGCCCGTGTGAATCTGACCAGAGCATTGAACGACCGTGTTCAGGAAGAAAATTCCAAAGAAGGTTCTACAAAAACCGGTATTTTTGCACCGCCAAACCTTCCTGTTTACAATCCTGACGGAAGTTATGCTTACGACCAGGTAAATACCAGCCGTGAGAATCCTTTAGCCATGTTATTATTACCAGTCAACAACTCAGAAACATTCAGAGTATTGGCAAGTGGTTCAGCAGAATATAAATTTATGCCTGAACTGACTTTAAAAACAAGTTTTGGTGCAGATTTAAGTTATATCGATGAAACCTTCTTTATGCCGCCAAACGGTATCCGCTCTTTTGCAGCACAAGGCGGAATCGGTGCACAAAGAAATACAAGAGATCAATTGTGGATCAATGAAACTACGCTGAGCTATCAGAAATCATTTGGTGAACATCATATTGATGCCCTTGCCGGAGCTTCAGTTCAACAATCACGCGTACAATTTGTAGACGCAAGCCGTTCTAATTTTCCATCTAACGATATCGAGTATATTTCTGCCGGTGGTTTAGTTACCGGTGCAAACTCTTTCCCTGAAGAATGGAGTATCGCTTCTGGTTTTTCAAGAGTGAACTATGATTACAAAGGAAAATATCTTTTAACAGCAAACTTCCGAGTTGATGGATCTTCACGTTTCGGTACAAACAGCCGTTACGCTACTTTCCCATCTTTTGGTGCTGCATGGCGTGCCTCAGATGAAGACTTCCTGAAAACTAACAAAGTGATCAGCAATCTGAAATTAAGAGCATCATGGGGTATCACAGGAAACCAGAATATTCCTAACTATGCGAGTTATTCTTTATATAGCGGAAGTAATAACTATATGGGTAATCCTGGTTATTTACCAAATGTACTGGGTGATAAAGACCTGAAATGGGAAACGACCAAACAACTGGACTTCGGTGTAGACGTGGGTCTGCTTAACAACCGTATCTCGATACTTGCAGATTATTATATTAAAAATACTTCTGACCTTTTGGTTGGTGTTGTGGTGCCAACGAGTTCAGGCTTTGCCAACCGTTTTACCAATGTAGGTAAGATCCAGAATAAAGGATTTGAATTTGAATTGACCACACAGAATCTGGTTGGTGCATTTAAATGGAGTACCTCTTTAAACATGTCCTTTAACAGGAATAAAGTTGTTTCCTTGCCAGGAGGAGAATTAAGTGGTGGTGTTGGTGGATTAAACATTGCCAGAGAAGGATTACCACTGGGTTCATTCTACGGATGGAAAATGTCTGGTGTAAACTCTCAGACTGGTATGATTGATTATATCAAACAAGATGGAAGCCTTGGTGCTCCGAATGATCCGAAAGATCGTGGAATCATTGGTAACCCAAACCCTGATTTCTATGGAGGAATTACGAATACATTTACCTATAAAAACTTTGACCTGAGCATTATGGGGCAGTTCTCTTATGGAAACGATGTCTTCAATTATAACCTGGCTTCAGGACTGGACGGAAGTAATAAAACAAGTAACGGTTTTGCAGACTGGAACAGACGCTGGAGAAATCCGGGAGAGATCACTGATATCCCAAGACCAACACCTGGAAACTTTGATAACACAGCTATATCCAGCCGTTTTGTACAGGATGGATCTTTCTTCAGATTGAGAAATATTACGTTTGGTTATACCTTAAGTGATAAAGTTTCGGAGAAATTGAAGATCAAAAGCTTACGTATTTACACCACCGTACAAAACGCTTTCGTATTTACTAAGTACAAAGGTTATGATCCTGAAGTAAGTTCCAGCCATGGCGGCGCGAATGCTGGTTTGACTTATGGGTATGATTACGGTAGTTATCCGCAGCCAAGAATCTTTACTGCAGGTATCAATTTAACTTTCTAA
- a CDS encoding RagB/SusD family nutrient uptake outer membrane protein — MKTISKYILLAAVSLSFTSCKKFLDREPIAQITPDNIFNSQQGAQSAVMGMYRTQLGANSYGQSLIIVPEFSARHVNHVSSFPEYVDFKTNTIRIDNPWVQNIWTAGYAAINAANNIVVKVAAMPEAAIATDKRQQFIREAQFIRALTYFNLVRAFGDVPLILTPTGENDNLKVPRNTVAEVYAKIIADLTEASKLPNAYANIAETKGRVTGNAAKALLAKVYLYNGRVTNTYAEAARLAKDVIATSGASMPVDFGSVWTTKNTSESIFELQFDAQATNPLATVSNPNASALFYAEGKSIADLYEAGDKRRDFTVYQNTAADPRFYIGKYRIFNPAIQNVPLIRIAEIYLIHAEAQARVDGAVSAAAYDSYKKVRDRAGITTPDISTFTTLAAFITAVQKEKRKEMMFEGEAWFDYCRTGLALTDMMTKPDPNYYLYPIPDAERRNNPTLTQNKGY; from the coding sequence ATGAAGACGATTTCAAAATATATTTTACTAGCAGCCGTGTCCTTAAGCTTTACATCCTGTAAAAAATTCCTGGACAGGGAACCTATTGCACAGATTACACCTGATAACATTTTCAATTCACAACAAGGTGCCCAATCGGCAGTGATGGGAATGTACAGAACACAATTAGGGGCGAACTCTTACGGACAATCCTTAATTATTGTTCCTGAATTCTCAGCCAGACACGTGAATCATGTGTCCAGCTTTCCTGAATATGTAGACTTTAAGACCAATACAATCCGTATCGATAATCCATGGGTACAGAATATCTGGACAGCAGGTTATGCGGCTATTAATGCAGCGAATAATATTGTGGTGAAAGTAGCTGCAATGCCAGAAGCTGCAATTGCGACTGACAAAAGACAGCAATTCATCAGAGAAGCACAATTTATCAGAGCTTTGACTTATTTTAACTTAGTCAGGGCATTTGGAGACGTTCCTTTGATCTTAACGCCAACCGGAGAAAATGATAACCTGAAAGTACCACGTAATACCGTAGCTGAAGTTTATGCGAAAATTATTGCAGATCTGACAGAGGCTTCTAAATTGCCGAACGCTTATGCGAACATTGCAGAAACTAAAGGCAGGGTAACTGGTAATGCGGCTAAAGCTTTATTGGCTAAAGTTTATTTGTACAACGGAAGGGTAACAAATACTTATGCCGAAGCAGCAAGATTAGCAAAGGATGTCATCGCGACAAGCGGCGCATCAATGCCAGTTGACTTTGGTTCAGTCTGGACTACAAAAAACACTTCAGAATCAATTTTTGAATTGCAGTTTGATGCACAGGCAACCAATCCACTCGCAACAGTAAGTAATCCGAATGCCTCTGCTTTATTTTATGCAGAAGGTAAATCAATCGCTGATTTGTATGAAGCAGGAGATAAAAGAAGAGACTTTACCGTTTACCAGAATACGGCCGCAGATCCAAGATTTTATATTGGTAAATACAGAATCTTTAATCCGGCTATTCAAAACGTTCCGTTGATCCGTATTGCAGAAATCTATCTGATCCACGCAGAGGCTCAGGCCCGCGTAGATGGGGCGGTGAGTGCAGCAGCATATGATTCTTATAAAAAGGTGCGTGACAGAGCTGGAATCACTACTCCTGATATTTCTACTTTTACAACGCTTGCAGCATTCATCACTGCCGTACAAAAAGAGAAAAGAAAAGAGATGATGTTCGAAGGAGAAGCGTGGTTTGATTACTGCAGAACCGGTTTAGCATTGACAGATATGATGACAAAACCAGATCCTAATTACTATTTATACCCTATTCCTGATGCAGAGCGCAGAAATAATCCAACCTTAACCCAAAATAAAGGGTATTAG